GTGTTAAACATAAGACGTGGAATTCTGGCCTCAAATGATTAGTTATAACATAAACGTTCTGCCTCCATTTGCtcattgtcattttcctaaatgACATAAATACAGAAGTTGCTGTCATTCGTCAAGCTCTTGAACtgtgcaaaagaaaagaaaaagtcattatttttattctagAAATCATTATCCATGTCGCAGAAAATAGGGAATTTGAAGGTGAGTCGCAACTGTCAACTTTTGTAGTTTTGCCGTACGTGTAGAGAGCTCTCGATCGTCGTGTGGCCAGGAACAAAAGCAGGTTTTAATGGAGCACAAGGAGACATTCGAATTTTCATCTATGGATCTATGAGAAATGAATTctagggaaaattctaaatacgAGCCTGAAGTgctctaattttttcaaataagggcctgaagtggattttatttgaaataaagacccgctctctttatttcaaagaaaagcctagacgaagggcattttcgtcttctaccattttgatttttttccgttattttcactttcttttttttctttttcttttcccttttacaATCCCCTCCCCTAGCCATCGCCGACCTCAGGCAAGGGCCGCCCAAGCAACCGTCGGGCGACGATCGCCCTCACTTGGGCTAGCGTCGATCGAGGGTAGGCTCGCCCGATCCTAGCCTCGCCGGCCCGGGCGAGGGCAAGGGTTTCCTCTCCCAACGCTAGGGTTACCCTCGCCCAATGTCGGCGTGGGCGGCCTCGCCTCAGCCGGCAATGGCGAGGGAgggaaagaaagagggaaaaaaaaaataaatagtaaaagacgaaaatgcccttctttgaaacaaaggtggcacttcaagtccttttttgaaacagggttcactttaagctcttatttgagaaaatgggagCACtctatgcctttatttgaaattttcccttctaTAATGAATTCAGATAATTGGCCATTTTGTTTCTTAAGTTATAATTAGTCATTAGGTTTATTAGTAATGTTTTTTATCTCCCCCTTAGTTAAGAGCTTGTCTGCTACTTATTCTAACTTGACCGGATTCCTAAACCACTCTTTAATTTCCtagaaatgcaaaaataaaacatacaaaaatgcattttattCATATGGCGCTATAATTAGTTCATCACAAATAATCACATCCAACATGAACTCAATTTACAAATCAAGTGCGATTCAGACGCTATATTCACTCCCAAGGACAAATTAAGTACGTCTCCAGCAGTActataattgattttttatccATCATTTTTAGCGATCAAGTTGATGAACTTATGCAATATGTTTTCTCCATGATATAGGCAGAAATTAATGATTCATAAAAGTTTGGAGAGTGGCCAATTTGATCTTTGTTCCATCTATCGAGTTCACAACATAGATAAACAAAGGTTAGTAGGTCATTTTCATTGATCTATCCATCCGGGGTGATCCAGGTCACATTGTCAAGAAATTAAACATTTTGGACTTGCCCTCTTCCTAAACAGCTCCATGCAAAGCTTTCAATTAAGTCCATAAAATTTGCCTAACTCAGAATCCCCAACCCAATCCCGTTTCAATggacaacaataaaaaaaacaaaacaaaaaatgcagACAAAAGACACGTGCAAGTGGGGTTCATGAACCTCATGGAATCTCCAGCCTCTCTGTTCTCTTTATATTCACAAACTCCTCTTTGCTCTCGTTCACAGTTAGACCTACAAAACATCACAGATCAGCCATTCTCAAATCTACAATTTCCATGGCCACCCCACATGAGAGCCATCATCCGAATGTCTCAATTAGGAGGACAATCATTGTACGACCAAAATCAATGCAACCTCCAAAGCTCCTCAATCTCTCTAACCTGGACAGACAGTGTCCAGCTCTCATGTTCTCCGTCTTCTTTTATAAACCACCTCTCAATGATAACTTTTCCAAGAATGAAATTTCACTTGGTCGTGTGTTTGATAGCTTAAGACTTGCCCTAGAAGAGACTTTAACGGTGTGGCATCCAGCTGCTGGTAGGCTCAGCTTGAACCAAGAAGATGGGAAGCTCAATCTTTGGTGCAACAATGAAGGTGTGGTTTTAGCTGAAGCTGTTGCTCAAGTAAAGGTTTCAGAGCTTGGAGATCTTTCGGAGTACAATGAGTTCTTTGAGAAGTTGGTCTACAAGCCTGACTTTGATGGGGACTTGTCCAAGATGCCTCTAGTCGTTGCTCAGGTGAGTATTAAATCTTTTGAGCTTCAGCGGACCAATTATTAGAATTTTTCTCTCAACCTTAATCTCTCCCTTAGCAAGGAAAGGTCACTGTATAAAAGATTTAGATGTCGATTAATTATGTAACATTCATTAGGGTTTGAAACTTACTGTTGTATTTAATCACGACAAATACAGACATGCGAGGGCTTTGAAGTGTATGTAGAAGTGGTTTGATCAGATCAATTGTATGAACGGTCCAACAGTTTGATTAAGTGTCATTACTGTTTAGAGTAAGTGTAGGAGCCAACTCAAAAATGAACCATGATTATGCAGGTGACTCAATTTGAATGCGGAGGATATTCGATAGGGATCGGTACAAGCCACTCATTATTCGACGGACCTGCCGCGTACAACTTTCTCCATGCCTGGTCTTCAAATTCTACAATTACGAAAGAAAAGGGATGTCGTCATGAGATTCCTATGCCGGTGCATGACCGAGGAAGGCTATTGCTTCTGAATCCTCAGAAACAAGTGGCGATCGCTAACCCGGTCAAAAGTGCTGCTGCTATAgagcatttatatcaattgatAATGCAATCGACCGTCAATCCAAACATCTTGTCTGATGTGAAGAGTTCAAGTTTGGTTCTCAAGACTTTTGATTTGTGCGGGGAGTTCATCGAAAGCTTAAAGAGGGAGTTGTGCAAGGGGATGAATGGCAACTTCTCATGTTCATCCTTTGAGGTGGTTTCATCTCACCTGTGGAAGGTAGATTTTCCTTAATCTTCTATGTTTTTGCTGACAAAgattttgttgttgttcttaCCGTGTTAGTTTCCACGCAACTTATCATGGAGTTTAAGGCTTTAGAGAATAGATAGAAATGACGTTCGTTCATCCTAAAATTAATCGATACTGGTGTGCATGTTAGGCACCATTAGCCAGTTGTGGCATCTAATTCTGCTACGGATTAGGTTTCCAATGACAAATGCAAATAAGATGTGTGAAAGCAAGACAAATAAATTCAAGTAATTGATCATACAAGCAAGAAATCATTGCTATGCTTGAGAGCTACTGAACCAACTCATTTTAATCATACGTGTATGGTGAacaaattaattataaaaaaaaaagagaagatgtaGATCTTAAATGTTCTTCATGTGTGAAGTTCCTCACTTATCTTGAATTACCATGAACTATCAAACTAGGTCAAATTAAGATCATTCTTGTACAACAGTGTCGTAGCAGAAATTCCATTTTTTGCtttcgaaaattgcagattttatTCCATGCTGGTAAATTTCAATAAGTGTCGATCAGTATAAAAGTGAACTTTTTTCCATGTAACTTGTTGACTACTTATCAACACATTTCAAAGTTACCAATTTTTGTTTGATAGTTCGTAAATTAACAACTTATGTATAAgcttaccaatttttatttgtgtaACTTACCAACACTTCGAATTTTCTAACTCTTATGTGAACTATCCACCTAAATTAAAGTGATTTACCAgatttgtcaaattttaaattaCCAAAGAATTTTTGGTTATCAAGTCTTATTTGAGTTGCTTATcaacatttaattatttttcttagttACCAACTTTCTTATTGATTTACCAATTTTTAGCTGCCTTGGTTAGTAACCCCCCAATTTATTGACTGTTTTTAGAGATTACCAACCTAAATTAGCatgacttaccaacttttatccTATTAAATTACCATTTAGCGTTGGGTTGTCAACTCTCatttaagttttattttttggttgaaaactCTCATTTAAGTTATTTACAAacaatatttgattttctttaattcGCCAACTTTTACTATTgtctacaaatttttatttccacTTCCTAGTGACTCCTTAAGCTTAACCAACTCTTTTAGAAATTACCAACCTTAAGTTACTAACTAATTTTGGGTTACCAACCCTAAGATGAATTGCTtaacaattttattttacttttatttactaaatttgtaagaaaaaataattaattgttaATAATTATTGACATGAGGAATGGAAATCCAAAACTAGTTActaacttaattgaaaaaaaaaattggcaaatcactCAAATAAAGATTGGTAAATTCGTgtagttggtaaatttaaggtGTTAATAAGaaagatgaataaaaaatagtaaAGGATAAGAAAAGTTAGTAATTTATAAACTATCAAAACGAGTAAGTAATTTAATAAAAGTGTCGAAAGTAATGAAGAAATTACAGAAAATCAAGTAACGGGTAACTTTTTTTACCAGCGGTTTTTTGGCATGTAGCAATTCGTTCTGAAAAGTATTTGACATGGAAACAGgatccattttttctttaagaAAAAGTAGAATCGTTCTTTGTTTGGGTTCCAATGTCCAACTCTAACCTTGTCCTATATGGATTGTCGCACGTCAGGCAAGGACCAAGGCTTTAGGACTAAACAAAGGGACGCTGGTGTGCCTCCAATTTGCAGTGGACACAAGGAACAGGGTGTCGCCGCCACTCCCGAAGGGTTTCAGTGGCAATGCGTACGTGCTCACCTCGGTGGCGTTAACAGCCGGAGAACTGATGGATTTGAGCCAAGCAGACGTGATCGAGAAGATAAGAGAGGCCAAAAGATCTGTCAACGATGAATATGTGATGGCGTACATGAAAGCACTTGAAGGGCCACCAGGTTCCTTGCCTCCATTGAAGGAGCTGACCCTTGTGTCCGACTGGACGAGAATGCCATTCCACAAGGTTGGTTTCCTAAGTGAAGAAGCAGCCTATGTGTCCCCTTTGGTCCCTCCCATCCCACAAGTTGCTTACTTGATGCAAAAACCTACCGGTGATCACCTGGGAATCCATGTGAGGATCGGTTTGCCATCGGAGATCTCAAGCGCTTTCGCCAAATACTTCCTCTCGGTAAACCCATGGAAGAAGTTGGCACCGACAGATCAAGGAATCGATCGACTTTCGTGATTGACTTGCCAAACGTTATGTGGTCGAGTGGAAGAGGAGTTAGATTCTCAATAGATTGAGTAATCCGAAAAGTCAATTATGTTTCTTATGTATAATGAAACGGATCTGCGTTGCCATATCCTtgatgaaaaggaagaaaaggcgAAACATCGAGATCCTATCAAGTACTTGATTCAATGTGACAAGAACGGGAGACTTAGTGGTTTGGTCGTACGGATGCCAAAACCAGGTCGAGAGTTTGAACTTCTTGCTAATGAACCTAGTACACGATGCAATTTAGATCGCCATTATTATAAAACATTGTCCCTCGAAATGTGGAGAGAATATAGAACTTCTCTAAGAAGTTGCACACCCATAAAAGAAATGCCATCTACATGCCGGTCATCTGAAGGATGATCCGTCAGTCAAAAACCTAAATGCTTGGCTTTGGTGACTATATACCTATCAAGTCGACTAAAAGAACGTTGGTTTACACCTTTTTCTTAGTTAATTAAGTATTTTGCAGATGATCTCTCCATTCATTTCAAGAACTACAAATAGAATTTTGGCATGCATCATAAGTTTACATGATGTATATGATCGAGTTGGTGTTAAAACTCGAATGATTGGACCGTGCAACTTGATCGCTAGCAGTTTTGTATGTTCGATTCCCTTCTGTTGTCTCTCTAATCTAATATGTAAAATTAGAGTATAATTAGTTTATCAATGGTGAATTGTGaatctaaaaattttgaattttttggactAATTTTTTGGCAAATGAATTTCGCATGGTCTAAGAATACCACTTTGCCTAAGTGACATACGAGGCTGAAGGCCCAAAATGGAACCGGGCTAATAACGGGTCACGGGTCATTTTCTGAAATGGGCCGACCTCGCGCAGCCCATATAATTTGGCATTGCAAGTTTCaacaaaaacgaaaaaggaTCAAACCATTCCCAAAAATGATAGAAAACATCCAATGTCCTCGTCACTAATCCAAATCTTGAAAAACAACGTTGGAAAAAAGTGCTTGAAAAAGCTTGGTTCTGTTTCTTTTACTTGTCTCACTTTGCTTAAGAAGTTCTCTTTTGTTCGTTTTATTAATAGGTTCACCTTACTAGCTCGgtattaatattaaaaaaaaaaaaaagggtattgaGCTCGCGCTTATGAGCTTGGGTCGAACCGATTTCGCCTATCCCATGCGCAAAGTACAAGCGAGACTCAATCCGAAAAAGCCTATTTACGAGCAAACGAAAATATCCTTGCCTCTAAACCTTTGATTTTCATACTTTGGAGCCATTTTCAAATTAGTAGCAGTTGCTTAGCGGGTTTTGGTTAACCCATCTCGCCTGTAAATGCCAATAAGTTCTTCGTCATTCAAATCGACGTATGAAACACGCTCTTCTCTTACATTCTCTGTCGATTTTGCAATTCTCCTATTTTGCCTAAATAGTCAAACGTGCACTAATCGAAAGATCTATTGAATCCTGGAGAGTAACCGTGCATCTTCCATTTGCACTTTTTGAACGGGGCGAAAATTCTCCTTTATGATCGTGCTTGCACGCCTCAGACGATCTTCATCTCTCATTGAACAgttgtttctcaaaaaatttcgcAACAAGTGATGGAcgcattttttgaattttcgtttcacccataaatcacaagaaaaaatgtTTAACTCGTGGCACGATAGTCaattatggttaaaaaaaaaaccccatatTCGAAATTTACCATATTTGAACAGGCATtatcacaaataaaataaagtaataaTTGGATGTTTGGAGCAACCGATGTCTCAACTTTACTTGTGATGTGCTTTTGGAGTGAAGAAGGAAATCTTCAAAGCCAAGAAGCTACCATCTACTTTTGCTTTGCTTCCGACTATCCAAACTATGAAAAGCATATTTAAATACATAACTTCGTCCAGAAGAAATCGTAAGCAATTGGTTTTGCTGTTTACACCATAGAGAGAAATAGAACCTGCCTTTTATCAATGGAAGTGAAATTTTCCTCCGCAAGGTTTGTCCACGGAGGGTGAGTCGGAGCCTAAGAGCAGGCCCGATATCGGCATCTGAAATAGAAACAAGCAAGAATCTTTTTATAATTCTGCTCGAAAGTCCTTTCCTAAACCACTTTCCCGTAGAGATTCAAGATGAATCTACTTAAGCAGTGGCAAGAATTCATCCGACGGCGAGGATGGATCGACGAAGGGAGAAGCTAGGGACTGGCGACGTGGTTACCATTCTTGGCTGCTTGGTGCTTTGTGTGCGTAATTTCTATCGAATATAAACGATACCTATAAAATCTCGTATAAAAGTTCCGATATATCGCtttgatttatttcttcttcttcttctttttcttttctatcttgCGTTGCGCCTGTTGAACTATATGGTTGCATCCGTCACTATCCGAAGGGCTTCAATTCGATCGACACTCGTATTTGGAAACAGTCCCATCATGTTTCTTCCGAAGTTAGCATGCGGTGGCCCATCCATGCATTTTTGCTGAAAATCCACGTAAGTGAGTAGAATTGCTGTTATTACTCAAGAAAACGAAAGGGGAATTTCTAATAAGGGCCCCGAAGTAGGGCCTTTGTTTTAGAAAGGGGTAATTGCACAATTGATTCctgaattttggctcaataagGAATGTCATCTCTGGACTTTTAAATTgctcaatgtggtccatgaatcGTGTACAAATGTGCGATATCATCCCTAAATacttaatttattcaatgctgTCCTTATTCTCTTGGTACATGTTAAATGTAATCCCCGAACTATATAaatatgttcaatgttgtccatgaacttgaattaatggaaggacaatattgaacattttcatagagCCCggaaactaaattgaacatgtgccaaaagttttgagaccacattaaacaaattaaaagttcatagatgacattgcatattagcCTAAAGTTCACGAACCATTTGCATCAAATGTTATTCCAAttgaccttgtttcaaataagatctTGAATTAAGCAACTTTGTGTCAAAAAAAATACCCCCAGCTCACCAACCGGCCAAATTTTCGCCGGCCGGCGAGCACGCGCATCTTGCATGGCACTTTCTATGCCATGGTTGAGGGCATTTTCATCGATGGACATTTTACTgtcttgctttttctttcttctcttctctctttttctccttcccttCCGTATTGTGCCAAGCCACTTTCTGTGCCTGAACTCGCTCGATGTCATGAAGTCACCTATGATCTTCTGGATTGGCATCACCTACGACTACTCCTCCATCCAATGACGGCTCGACGATGGCCGTTCCCTCTCTTCTCACTCGCAACTCTCTAGCTCCTCTCACTTGCAGCCATGGTTACTCGAGCTTCGGGCTCTTGGTCATGTCGATAGCCGCTTGAGAGGTTAGTTCGACATCTCACGGCCAAAGATCGAGCAAATTGATTGAGATGATCCCCGATGTCGCAGCCATGGTCGTTGCCAGCATCATGCAACCACGAACAACTCAAATTATCATCACTCCAAGCCAATTACCTCGCATCCAATCCTCGATTCGTAAGCCGAAACCGCCATCACTCTCTACTTGCTCGtcaccttcctcctcctcgaAGTGAAGAAGCCCTCCAAGCAATTGGTGGGCTTAAAGATTTGACTGCGATATGTCGAAAAAGAACGGAAAttaacaaagaagaagatgaatagaaGAAAGGGCGaagaaaggttaaaaaaaaaaaagaataataataaggaggagaaagaaattGGAGTGGACAAAAGTGGCCTCGACCATGGTTTGGAAAGAGGCACATGAGATGCACGTGCTCTCTCACCGACTAGAGAATTGGCATTGTGTTTTGAAACTGAATTATTcactttagatccttatttgagataaggCCTTCTTtacgaattttcaaaaaaaaaaaaaaaaggcccaactTTGGAGTCCTATTTGACTTTTTCTCATGAAATGATACGGTGGGGATGCAATCGAAGCACAAATTAGATGACTGTTATTGTTTGTTAAAGCTCAAACAGCAGGCCATAATTAATCAAACATCTTCCAATCTAATTGAACTCATATGATGCCCTTAGACACGGCAACATTATCCaattagttctaaatctattgtatgaaTGCCAATTCGGTATTAAACTTTCTAAGTTTGCCAATTTGATTCTAAAAATTAGCCTTTCCGATCGATTTTCACTAGACACGGCCAAAATGAActggggcccggaaccggcccattgaccgagCCCACGGTTTtcgacccgttttttttttttttttttaaaagggaggaggcccgggAAAAAATAGCTGTTGGACGTAGGaaacggaaccggaaccggcccgaaaccgacgattccaccttttttaggaatcggaaccgccggttctcgaaccggaaccggccacgtctaattTTCACCGGAAAATCGCCGATGTGGCGGTTCATTCATCACCGGACGCTGCCATGTCGGCGATTCTCCGCGAAAATTTATCGAAATGATTACATTAGAATTCACACGAAGACacaagattaaattgacaaaattaaaaagtttatgatcgaattggcatctgtgcaatagatttagtacCAATTATTAGACAATTTCGTCCTTTGGAACGCCAAATCAACGGGCTGCTAGATATCTTAGCAATTAGATCACATTGAAGATCCCAAAAATCCACACCTAGGTACTAGGAAGTTAACATTTCAATGTCAATTACAATGCTACGTTCATTTCGTAGTGAATTTCAGCAGACCATGCATGATGCGACCTAAGTACAAGGCCGCCCAGCATGGGAATAAATGATGTTCGCTCGACTGTGGTCCCCCCATCCTCCGACATGCAcgggttattttatttttattttttttatttcccctttGTCAGCTTTCATAAATTCTCACATCATGCTGCTCCCCACATGCTCAATTTCATCCCATTTTGTATAttcttaattttaaatttatttatttactatttaatatATTAGGGCTTGCCCATCTCCTCGGAGCGGATGGGTCAGACATAAATAACTTAGGAtatgtatggtaacactccctaGAAAGTGTTTCTGTTTTGAAAGTGTTCCGGAAACATTTTCGGAACAGAAACGTGTAtggttgaaaaatgttccaaaagtgttccgtgaagccaaaaaaaagaaacaaaaaaaacttgtttttggattttaaaacactttttagaaacaactcgagggtAAGCTCGTACAagccaccaccgcccaccatcgtCGGGGAGAAGCTAAAGCAGCCGCCACCGTCGCAGCTGGCCGCCTgttgcaaatccttccttttggtgaaaaaaaattttttttttgtacttaccaaacgcatttctgttcCTCGAAATGGTAGCCATGAAcgtaaatacaaaaaaaaatgtttccgttccaaatatgttcccgggaacaaaaacgttaccatacgcaaccTTAGGTTCCGTTTATTTCGGAGAATTTGGcaaacattttcataaacgTGATCGCTTTTATCACTTACGAAAATGAACTAACAAGAAAGAATTTCACCGTCGGCGTAAATATTTAGATGCAAATCGTCGTCGAtgacaaatatatttttcattgactaattattccaAGTGATATAAacatttgttttaaaaaaaaaacatttttttaaaattatttatttttcgataaATAAATTGGGGGCTTAAAATATCAATTGGAACATGAAATTTATGGGCATAGGCATGGCTGTTCCTACCAAGCCACATTCGGATTTGGTTACCTGTCGGCATCAACATTAAAATTATGGTCCTTTCGGATTCACGACCTGTCAGGGGTGTTAACATTATTACAACCTCTTTTCGCTGTCTCTAGTGCCTGGACGTATATGGTATTCCATTACTTTTGAGTTTTGACCGATTTAGACGCAGGTCTTCGATTGAAACTTTCTTATCTTGGCCTTTGGTTAAGACCCGTTTAATACGGTTTGGAAAACTAATCGTGCGATGGCTAGTATGTATATATACGCGGCGTATAGGATGACCGGATGATGTAAAGTTATTCGCTCGCTCTTGAGCGTTGAGATAATTATGCGAAAAGTCCCGAACCTGTTATACGGCAGTCAATTTAGTTGTAACCTTTTtagtttgatcaatttaattatgaacattttgacaatttttcaatgtggtcatttctAGTCAATTTTCGCCAGAACCATTAATGTGAACGCCAACCGTCTTACTTGGTGCGATGGTGCTAGAGTAGacaattcttgcaaaaaaaaaaaaatgtttaaatcgctagttttttctttccttccttttctttctatttcccTTCACTAGTCATCGAGGCCTCGACGATGGCCGGTGGAGATTGCTGGCCACAGATGATGGCCCGACGACACACgaagagaaacgaaaaaaagaaaaattgaaaatgagagaaaaggaaaagacttggaaaatttataaaagaaaattcgaaATATCATCCATGTCAATACCGACTGTCCGGCGATCATTTCACACGGGACGGTAGGCACTAACTGGATTAGCCGAAAAGATTGcattgaaaaatcgtcaaaaagttcgGAACTTAATCcgccaaattaaaaaatttatgatcgaAGTGGCCACCCAGccataaatttatgatttcatggacaattttcccctcaTACATACATGTCACTACCTTAATGATGTTTTTTAGGGCTGCTATCAAAAGTTAAACGGGAGTGAAAGTTCTTCGTCGATGGGAGTGGGAGCAGGACTCCCCCTTTCGTAGTAGTGCATTGCTGCATCGGCGCAGAACTTTGGGTGGAGAAGCTGGTCAAACCCAAATGCACTCCCCGAGCCCTGCACAAGTCAACGGAATTTGCTTAATTATAGGTTAATCACGAAAAGATTAATTAGTGGGAGGTCAGTCCGACCCAATTTGTCCGTAAAACATACATCCCTCTCATGACCTAACTCAAAAGATTGTAACCTTATCCGGTCAACTCATGCTCTAGCCCTTACGTTTAGTTACAATATCTTTCTACTTATCATTCGCAAGTCAACCAAGTCAACCGGCTGCTTGGTGAAATTAATCTTCTTTAAACACTTACAaactcttcgaccaaaaaaaaaaaaaaaaaaacccttacaAACTCCTGAGATTAACTCTTCTTTAAATATTTACAGTGACCAAAGTTAG
This genomic interval from Rhodamnia argentea isolate NSW1041297 chromosome 4, ASM2092103v1, whole genome shotgun sequence contains the following:
- the LOC115726373 gene encoding brassinosteroid-related acyltransferase 1, whose translation is MATPHESHHPNVSIRRTIIVRPKSMQPPKLLNLSNLDRQCPALMFSVFFYKPPLNDNFSKNEISLGRVFDSLRLALEETLTVWHPAAGRLSLNQEDGKLNLWCNNEGVVLAEAVAQVKVSELGDLSEYNEFFEKLVYKPDFDGDLSKMPLVVAQVTQFECGGYSIGIGTSHSLFDGPAAYNFLHAWSSNSTITKEKGCRHEIPMPVHDRGRLLLLNPQKQVAIANPVKSAAAIEHLYQLIMQSTVNPNILSDVKSSSLVLKTFDLCGEFIESLKRELCKGMNGNFSCSSFEVVSSHLWKARTKALGLNKGTLVCLQFAVDTRNRVSPPLPKGFSGNAYVLTSVALTAGELMDLSQADVIEKIREAKRSVNDEYVMAYMKALEGPPGSLPPLKELTLVSDWTRMPFHKVGFLSEEAAYVSPLVPPIPQVAYLMQKPTGDHLGIHVRIGLPSEISSAFAKYFLSVNPWKKLAPTDQGIDRLS